CACCGCCTGCGCGGAGTATGACTTCTGGAATGAGCGCATGGGCCGCTATGTCCGGCGCGGCAGTACGGGCATTGCCGTGATCGATGCCAGCGGCTATAAGCCCCGGCTTAAATATGTCTTTGACGTTTCGGACACAGGTGGAAAAGAAAACGCCCGCCGCGTCAACTTGTGGGAGCTGAAAGACGCGCATACCGACAGCGTGAGCGCCATGCTGGAGCGTAATTACGGCGTTTCCGGCAAAAACGGCCTTGCGGAGCAGTTCGAGAGCGTCGCTTCCCAGCTTGCTGCGGAATACTGGCGCGACCATTCCCGCGACATCCTCGGCATCGTTGCGGATTCCTATCTGGAGGAGTATGATAATTACAACATCGAGGTGGCGTTCAAAAACGCCGCTGTGGTCAGCATCACCTACTCCCTCATGTCCCGCTGCGGGATGCAGCCGGAGGATCACTTTGAACACGAGGATTTTTTCAGCATCTTTGATTTCAACACCCCTCGCACGGTGGCAGCCCTTGGCACGGCGGTCAGCGAGATCAATGAACAGGTTTTGCGGCAGATCGAAGTTACGATACGAAATTATGAGCGCGAACACAGCGCGGAAAGGACGGCAGAGCATGGAGAACAACCTGACTTACACGATGAACGGAGATTACATGATCCCCGACCTGAAGATCGAGGTGCCGGAGCAGCCCCTCGGCAAGTACGGGCGGATGCGCCAGAAGTACCTGAAGGAGCATCGGCCCATCCTCTGGAACCAGATGATCTTGGAGGAAGCCCTGTTCCCGCACCTGCTGGAGATCGAGCAGGCGGCGCAGAGCCGCTTAGAGCAGATGATGCCGAAGCTGGCGTCGGAGGCCGGAGCGACGGAAGCTCTGAAAGCCAGCGACCCGATGAAATGGGTGGGCCTGATGAACACCTGCAAGGCGCAGGCGGAGGAAGTGATTCTCGCGGAGCTGATCTACGCATAACAGAACACCCCGCACGGGGCGGTCAGCTATCCTTTTTCCCCACCGAAGCGGAACAAATTGTATCCATTGAAGAAGCGGAGAGCGCACAGACGCCCTTCGCTTTTTCCGTTTCTCAGGCGCAGCTTGACCATGTGCTGCGGCTGGGCGGCAATTCGGACGATACCCGCATGGTCATTGCCGCCGCGTTCCAGAAGCAGAAGCCTGTGGAGGACATTGCCGCGCTGCTGCAAAACACCTTCCACGGCGGCAACGGCTTTAAGACGCCGGAGGGCGAGCTTTCCGTGTGGTACGCCGTAGACGGCATCCACATCGCCCCCGGCAGAAGCGCGGAGTATGTGCGCACCGCACAGGTAATCGCATGGCAGGACGCCGCCGCGCGTATTTCCCAGCTTATGGACAGCGGCGCGTATGCCTCCAATGTGGAGCTTGCCGAGGCAGGGCAGCACGAGCGGATGCAGCTTGCCCAAGCCCTCTGGTATCTGAAACACGATCTCAGCGACGAGGCGCGGGAACAGGGCTATCTCTCCTGCATGGATACGCTGCGGGGCGGCAGCTTCCCTGATGAAACGGCGCGGCTGGCAGAGCAACTGACAAACACAGATTTCCGCGATACTCTATCCGGCGAGTTCGCGCAGTTTTACGCCGCCCATGAACAGGACAGAAGCCTGCTGCGCTTCCACTACCACAAGCTCGATCAGATTTGGCAGAGCCTGCGGGACCTGTCCTTGCCCCGCAGGGCGTATTCCTCCGAAATGACCGCAGTGCCGGAGCTGGGGCGCTTCATCACGGAGGACGAGATCGACCACGCGCTGGATCGCGGCAGCGGTGTGGAGGGCGGCAAGGGCAGGATCTACGAATACTTCACCGCCGACCATACCGGCAAGGAAAAGGCAGCTTTCCTCAAAGATGAGTACGGCATAGGCGGGCGCTCCCATGCCGTTTCCGGTGCATCCCACAGCGGTGAGAATCACGACAGCCGCGGAATTACGCTGAAAAAGGCAGACTGCGCCAATGTGGAGCTGAGCTGGACGAAGGTGGCCGCAAGGATTGACAGCCTCATTCAGAAGGACCGCTTCCTCTCTCCAAGGGAAAAGGAGCGCTACGCCCAGCTTCAGCGGGAAAAGGAAGCAGAGCGTGAACTGCCAACACAGGCACAGATTGACTACAATTCCATCAAGGAAGCCCACCCGGACGACATCGTGCTGTTTCAGGTGGGCGATTTCTTCGAGATGTACGGCGAGGACGCAAAACAGGCGGCGGAGCTGCTTGCCCTCAACCTCACCACAAGAGCGATACCCGGCGCTGGCCGTGTGGAGATGTGCGGTGTACCGTCGCACAATTTAGAGATGTATGTGGAGAAATTGCGCGATAAGTATGATGTGACGATTGCCGAAGCGCCGGACTTTAGAGGTGAACGCCACATTTACACGCTGCGCTCCGTTGACCATGAAGCAGAAGCCGCCATCAATGCTTATGAAGCAGAGTTCGGCGCGGACGGCACGAGGGTGTTCCGCGACCCCGCCGCAGAGCAAGTTCAGCCCACGGTGCAGGAACGTTTGGAGCATTACAGGCCGGTGGTGATGGCAGCGGTTTCAGAGGATACCCCCTACCGCAATGCCTGCGGCCACTCTGACCGGGAAAATGCGGAGATCGAGTGTAATGCCGCTGTGCGCCGCGCCGTTCTCAATTCAAAAGATATGGAGCTTATCCGGCTATTTTCGGATGTTCCAGAATTCCGCAACCACTTGCATCAGGAGGTTTTTGAGGGAACCTATGAGTGGCTTCACGATCTGCTGCGGCCGCTCTCGCAGGACGATATAGACGATGCGCTCCGCACATGGAACGGAAATATCGAGAGCAAACACGCCGTAGTGCGGTATATGCAGCAGCACGGACGTGAAAAAGAAACTGGTGCATGGCTTGCTCACGAGTACGGCGGCAAGGATGGCAACAATCTCTTTATCGTCCGTGCCGGAAGTCCGGAAACCGTTGAATTGACATGGCCGAAGGTGCAGCGGCGCATTGCACAGCTTATCCGCGAGGATAAATTCTTCACAGAGCAAGAAAAGTCTGTGTTGGAGCAGAACCGGAATTACCTGATTTTAGACCGACTGCGGGCAGACTGCGAATACTTTCTTGGCGCAGGCAATCGCGCAGAAAAGCATCTGTGGGCGGGCAGCGTCTATGCACAGATCGTCAAAATGCGGGAGCTGTATGATGCGCTCCCCCAAAAACCGGAATGGCTGACGAAAGAAATGATTGATGATTATGCCGACCGGATGGCACCGCAGTATCAGGTCGTAGTGTATCATCACTTTGAAAACGGCTTTGATGAGAAGCGGGACTATCAAACGCTGGAAGAAGCAGAAAAAGCCGCACAGGGTTATGTGGACGGCACGATGGAAAGCGACGGCTTTTCGTATGACGGCGCAGCCATCTACGACCAGCAGGCACGGAAGTATCTGCGTATCTACGGCGATTACCCGGATGAACAGGCGCACGCAGAGGTAGCGGGACGTGAGCCGACCGCAGAAACCATTACCCCCGCAGACCGCTTTCATGTGGTGAGCCTTGACCGGGGCTTTCGTACCCTGTACGCCGTGTGGGACGACGAGGCCCACGGCTACTATGTGGACGCGGACGGCGTGACCGAGGAATTTACAAGCGAATGGCAGGCGGAGACGTACCGGCTGGAGCTGCAAGGACAGGCGGAGCAGGCGCTTTTAGAGCGTGCAAAGGGGCTGATCTCCGACTTCTGCCGGAGTGAATACGGCTCGGAGGCGGATTTCAGCGACCCGGCGAAAATCGGTGTCGCCTACACCACCGTCACCGACGATGAGATTCCCGTTCAGGTGAATATCGACCTTGTGAATTACCGACTGGAGCGCTATCTGGATGACGAGCATCTGGAAACCCGGCAGTACGCCTCTTTGCAGGAGCTTATTACCAACGAGCTGGAAAACCTCGATTTCAGCGACCTCATTCACGTTTCGGATGAGGATGTGGAGCAATACCGCTGGCATGAACCGGAAGAAACGGCTCCTGTCCCGCAACGAGAACCGTTCCCGTATTCCGTAGGTGATACGGTGTATCTGGAAAACGGCAAGCCCTATATCATCGAGAGCATCGGCGTCTTTGATATTACCCTCAGCGACCCGACGCTTTTCTATCCCATCTCCCGCGCGGAGAGCAGGGAGAGCTTCGCGCGGCTCATGGAGCGGTATCCGCAGCCGGGAAAGGAACCTGCTTATACCGAGGAAACCGTGGCGGTATATCCCGGTGACAAAAACAACCTCCCCTATGATGTAGAGATTCGTACCCTGCGCTTTGACGGGCCGGAGCCTCCATCTTTTGAGGAGGTCGTGGACGCCAATCCCATTTCCGTGCAGGCAGGCGGCGAGTGGCAGACCTTCCCCAACCGTGAAGCCGCCGAAAAAGCCATGTACGAGGAGTACAAGGACAATCTTCGCCGGAACGCAGAAAACTTCCGCATCACCGACGATGAGCTGGGCGTCGGCGGTGCAAAGGCCAAGTTCCGGGCGAATATGGCGGCAATCAATCTTCTGAAGGAGTTGGAATTTGAGGGCTTGCAGGCCAGCCCGGAACAGCAGGAAATCCTCTCCCGTTATGTGGGCTGGGGAGGTTTGGCAGATGCGTTCGATGAAAATAAGCCAAATTGGGCAGACGAATTTGCAGAGCTGTACGCCACACTTTCCCCGGAGGAATACGCCGCCGCCCGCGCCTCCACCCTCAACGCCCACTACACCAGCCCCACGGTTATCAAGGCAATCTATGAGGCTGTCGGCAGCATGGGCTTCCAGACCGGCAACATCTTGGAGCCTGCCATGGGCGTCGGGAACTTTTTTGGGCTTCTCCCGCAGGAGATGCAAGGAAGCCGCTTGTACGGTGTGGAGCTGGACAGCATCACCGGCAGAATCGCCAAGCAGCTCTATCCCAAGGCAGCCATTACCGTGGCAGGCTTTGAAACCACCGACAGACGGGATTTCTTCGACCTTGCCATCGGCAACGTGCCCTTTGGACAGTACCAGGTCAACGACCGGGCTTACAACAAGCTCGGTTTTTCCATTCACGACTACTTTTTTGCCAAGACGCTCGACCAAGTTCGACCCGGCGGCGTGATCGCCTTTGTGACCTCCCGCTATACGATGGACAAACAATCTCCCGAAGTCCGTAAGTACATCGCGCAGCGGGCGGAGCTGTTGGGTGCGATCCGCCTGCCCAACAATGCGTTCAAGGCCAACGCCGGTACGGAGGTGGTGTCCGACATCATCTTCCTGCAAAAGCGTGACAGATCCATCGACATTGAACCTGACTGGGTGCATCTCGGTGAAAATGAGGACGGATTTTCCATCAATCAGTATTTCATCGACAACCCCGAAATGGTATTAGGCCGACAGACCTCGGAGAGTACGCAGTACGGCAGACAGGACTTTACCGTCGCGCCCATCGAGGGTGCGGACCTTGCCGCGCAGCTCAGATACGCCATTCAGAATATCGGCGGCAAGTACGAAGCCGCCGAGCTGCCTGACCTCGGTGAGAACGAAACCATACAGGATACCATTCCCGCAGACCCCAACGTTAAGAATTACAGCTATGCCGTGGTGGACGGCGAGGTGTACTACCGGGAAAACTCCGTCATGGTCAAGCCCAGCCTGAACGCCACCGCAAAGGAGCGCGTCAAGGGCATGGCAGAGCTGCGGGACTGCGTTCACCGGCTCATCGACCTCCAGATGTGGGAATCCGACGATGTTTCCATCCGCGCCGAGCAGCAGAAGCTCAACCGCCTCTATGACCGCTTCACCGAGAAATATGGCCTCATCAACAGCCGGGGCAACGCCCTCGCCTTTGCAGACGACAGCTCCTATTATCTGCTCTGCTCCCTTGAAATGCTGGACGATGAGGACAAGACCAAGCTCAAGGGCAAGGCGGATATGTTCACCAAGCGCACCATCCGGCAGCGGCAGTCCGTCACCAGCGTGGACACCGCCGCAGAAGCCCTCGCCCTGTCCATTGGGGAAAAAGCCCGCGTGGATATGGCGTATATGTCCCAGCTCACCGGCAAGAGCGAGGACGACATCATCGACGAGCTGAACGGCGTCATTTTCCTCGACCCTGTGTACGGCGACTGGCAGACGGCGGACGAATACCTCTCCGGCAACGTCCGGCAAAAGCTGCGGGAGGCGGAGAACGCCGCCGTTGACAGCCCCGGTTATCTGCCCAACGTGGAGGCATTGCGCGCCGCACAGCCCAAAGACCTTGACGCTTCGGAGATCGAGGTGCGTCTCGGCGCGACGTGGATCGACAAGAAGTACATTCAGCAGTTCATGTTCGAGCTGCTGGAGCCGCCTCTGTATGCCCGCCGCTCCTTGGAGGTCAACTACTCGGAGTTCACGGCGGAGTGGAACATCTCCGGCAAGAACAGCATCCCCTACAACGACATCAACGCCCGCATGACCTACGGCACCGACTGCGCCAACGCCTACAAAATCCTTGAAGATACGCTGAACCTGCGGGACGTGCGCATCTACGACACCGTAAGGGACGCGGACGGAAAGGAAAAGCGCGTCCTCAACAGTAAGGAAACCACCCTCGCCCAGCAGAAGCAGCAGGCCATCAAGGAGGCATTCCGTGACTGGATCTGGCGCGACCCCGACAGGCGGCGGGAGCTGGTACAGCTCTACAATGAGCGCTTCAATTCCACCCGTCCCCGGGAATATGACGGCAGGCACCTGATCTTTCCGGGCATGAATCCTGAGATCACCCTGCGGGAGCATCAGCGAAACGCCATCGCCCACGACCTCTACGGCGGCAACACGCTCCTTGCCCATGAGGTGGGCGCGGGCAAGACCTTTGAAATGATTGCCGCCGCCATGGAGGGAAAGCGCCTCGGCCTGTGCCAGAAATCCCTCTTTGCCGTGCCGAACCACCTGACAGAGCAGTGGGCCTCGGAGTTCCTGCGGCTCTACCCCTCCGCCAATATCCTTGTGGCCACCAAAAAGGACTTTGAGACACGCAACCGCAAGAAGTTCTGCGCCCGCATTGCCACCGGCGACTACGACGCCGTTATCATCGGCCACAGCCAGTTTGAGCGCATCCCCGTATCCAGAGAGCGGCAGGAACGGCTCTTGCAGGAGCAGATATGGGAGATCGAGGACGGCATTTCGGAGCTCAAGGCCAGCCGCGCCGAGCGCTTTACCATCAAGGAGCTGGAGCGTACCAAGAAAAATCTGGTGGCCAAGCTGCAAAAGCTGCACGACGCCGCCCGCAAGGACGACGTTGTGACCTTTGAGCAGCTCGGCGTAGACCGGCTATATGTGGACGAGGCGCACAGTTTTAAGAATTTGTTCCTTTACACAAAAATGCGAAACGTGGCGGGGCTTTCCACCACCGACGCCCAGAAGTCCTCGGATATGCTCTTAAAATGCCGGTATATCGACGAAATCACCCACGGCAAGGGCGTCACCTTCGCCACGGGTACGCCCATCTCAAATTCCATGACGGAATTGTATACCATGATGCGGTATTTGCAGCACGATATGCTCAAGCGCAACAGTCTGACCCACTTCGACTGCTGGGCCTCCGCCTTTGGGGAAACCACCACCGCCATCGAGCTTGCCCCAGAGGGGACAGGCTACCGGGCGCGGACGCGCTTTGCCAAGTTCTTCAATCTGCCGGAGCTGATGAACCTGTTTCGGGAGGCAGCGGACATCAAGACCGCCGATCAGCTAAACCTTCCCACGCCTACGCCTGTCTACCACAACGAGGTCAGTCAGCCCACGGCGCTGCAAAAGCAGATGGTGCAGGAGCTGTCCGAGCGCGCCGCAAAAGTCCACGCGGGGAGCGTGGACGCAAGCACCGACAATATGCTCAAGATCACCTCGGACGGACGCAAGCTGGGCCTCGACCAGCGGGTAATCAACCCCGACCTGCCGGACGATCCCGGCAGTAAGGTCAATCGCTGCGTGGACAATATCCACCGCATCTGGCAGGACGGGCAGGCGGATAAACTGACACAGCTCGTGTTCTGCGACCTTTCCACCCCGAAGGGTAAAGCGGCGCAAAGCGGCAGGATCGCCGCGAAAGGCACGGACAACCCGGAGCTTCACGCGCTGGAGGCGGCTATCGAAGCAGAAGCCGGGCCGGAGGAGCCGCCCTTTACC
This window of the Oscillospiraceae bacterium genome carries:
- a CDS encoding TnpV protein, translated to MENNLTYTMNGDYMIPDLKIEVPEQPLGKYGRMRQKYLKEHRPILWNQMILEEALFPHLLEIEQAAQSRLEQMMPKLASEAGATEALKASDPMKWVGLMNTCKAQAEEVILAELIYA